In Erigeron canadensis isolate Cc75 chromosome 1, C_canadensis_v1, whole genome shotgun sequence, a single window of DNA contains:
- the LOC122599274 gene encoding L-ascorbate oxidase homolog, with the protein MRKMHIHNGVSFGLCVLLSLVVIINAEDPYRFFTWNVTYGDIYPMGIRQQGILINGQFPGPEIYSVTNDNLIINVFNNLPEPFLISWNGVQQRRNSYVDGVYGTTCPIPPGQNYTYKLQVKDQIGSFFYFPSIGLQKAAGGFGAIKILSRPRIPVPFPDPADDYSILIGDWYTTNHTVLRKIADLGWMLPFPDGVLINGRGDGGVTYNVEQGKTYRLRISNVGLRNSLNFRIEGHTMKLVEVEGTHTVQTSLSSLDIHVGQSYSVLVTADQPPQDYYMAISSRFDSKNLNTTAIFRYTNSQKAVSGTPPPPPETDIVWSLNQARSIRTNLTASGPRPNPQGSYHYGQINITRTIRISGSASIIDRKQRYNVNSVSFVPADTPLKLADHFNISGIFEVGSIPDLPSDKAPYLDTSVMGADFRDFIEIVFENQENIMQSWHLDGYNFFVVGMDQGEWSETSRSNYNLVDAVSRCTVQVYPKSWTAIYIALDNVGMWNIRNEFWVRQYLGEQFYLRVYSPVMSPRDEYPLPENALLCGQAAGKRS; encoded by the exons ATGAGAAAGATGCATATACACAATGGAGTGTCATTTGGGCTCTGTGTTCTTCTATCTCTTGTCGTGATCATCAATGCCGAAGACCCGTATCGCTTTTTTACATGGAATGTTACATATGGTGACATATACCCTATGGGCATTCGTCAACAG GGAATATTGATAAATGGGCAGTTTCCAGGCCCGGAAATATATTCAGTCACAAACGATAATCTCATCATCAATGTCTTCAATAACTTACCGGAGCCTTTTCTTATTTCATG gaATGGAGTACAACAAAGACGGAATTCGTACGTAGACGGAGTTTACGGGACTACTTGCCCGATCCCACCGGGCCAAAACTATACATACAAATTACAAGTCAAAGATCAAATCGGAAGCTTCTTTTATTTCCCGTCTATCGGGTTACAGAAAGCAGCCGGTGGATTCGGGGCCATCAAAATCCTTAGCAGACCCCGAATCCCCGTTCCCTTTCCAGACCCGGCTGATGATTACTCGATTCTTATAGGAGATTGGTACACAACAAATCACACG GTACTTAGAAAAATCGCGGACCTCGGATGGATGCTTCCGTTTCCGGATGGGGTTTTGATCAACGGTCGTGGTGACGGTGGTGTAACATATAATGTCGAGcaag GTAAAACCTATAGGCTAAGGATATCAAATGTGGGTCTACGAAACTCGTTAAACTTTAGGATCGAAGGTCACACGATGAAATTAGTCGAAGTCGAGGGGACCCATACCGTACAAACGTCGTTATCGTCACTTGATATTCACGTCGGGCAGTCCTATTCTGTTCTCGTTACGGCAGATCAACCACCACAAGATTACTATATGGCCATTTCTTCTCGTTTCGATAGTAAGAACCTCAACACGACGGCTATCTTCCGTTATACTAACTCCCAAAAGGCGGTATCGGGCACCCCTCCACCGCCTCCTGAAACCGATATTGTTTGGTCACTAAACCAAGCCAGATCCATCAG GACTAACTTAACGGCTAGTGGACCGAGGCCGAACCCTCAAGGATCGTATCATTACGGACAGATTAACATAACAAGAACGATTCGAATCAGTGGATCTGCATCCATAATCGACCGAAAACAAAGATACAATGTTAATAGTGTGTCATTTGTCCCTGCTGATACACCTCTTAAGCTAGCAGATCACTTCAACATTAGTGGAATTTTCGAGGTCGGGAGTATTCCTGACCTTCCCTCGGATAAGGCCCCGTATCTTGACACGTCGGTTATGGGTGCCGATTTTCGAGATTTCATTGAGATCGTGTTCGAGAATCAAGAGAATATTATGCAAAGTTGGCATCTTGATGGATACAACTTCTTTGTTGTTGG AATGGACCAAGGGGAATGGAGTGAGACGAGTCGAAGTAATTACAATCTAGTCGATGCAGTCTCGCGATGTACCGTGCAG GTATACCCGAAATCATGGACAGCGATATACATTGCACTTGACAATGTCGGGATGTGGAATATCAGAAACGAGTTTTGGGTACGACAATATTTAGGCGAGCAGTTCTATCTACGAGTTTATTCTCCGGTGATGTCGCCACGAGACGAGTACCCATTGCCAGAAAATGCCCTTCTTTGTGGCCAGGCTGCTGGGAAAAGGTCATGA